The following proteins are co-located in the Onychomys torridus chromosome 6, mOncTor1.1, whole genome shotgun sequence genome:
- the S1pr1 gene encoding sphingosine 1-phosphate receptor 1: MVSTSIPVVKALRSSVSDYGNYDIIVRHYNYTGKLNIGVEKDHGIKLTSVVFILICCFIILENIFVLLTIWKTKKFHRPMYYFIGNLALSDLLAGVAYTANLLLSGATTYKLTPAQWFLREGSMFVALSASVFSLLAIAIERYITMLKMKLHNGSNSSRSFLLISACWVISLILGGLPIMGWNCISSLSSCSTVLPLYHKHYILFCTTVFTLLLLSIVILYCRIYSLVRTRSRRLTFRKNISKASRSSEKSLALLKTVIIVLSVFIACWAPLFILLLLDVGCKAKTCSILYKAEYFLVLAVLNSGTNPIIYTLTNKEMRRAFIRIISCCKCPNGDSAGKFKRPIIPGMEFSRSKSDNSSHPQKDDGDNPETIMSSGNVNSSS, from the coding sequence ATGGTGTCCACCAGCATCCCGGTGGTTAAGGCCCTCCGCAGCTCAGTCTCCGACTATGGCAACTATGATATCATAGTCCGGCATTATAACTACACAGGCAAGTTGAACATCGGGGTGGAGAAGGACCATGGCATTAAGCTGACTTCAGTGGTCTTCATTCTCATCTGCTGCTTCATCATCCTAGAGAATATATTTGTCTTGCTAACTATTTGGAAAACCAAGAAGTTCCATCGGCCCATGTACTATTTCATCGGCAACCTGGCCCTCTCGGACCTGTTAGCAGGAGTGGCTTACACAGCTAACCTGTTGTTGTCTGGGGCCACCACCTACAAGCTCACCCCCGCGCAGTGGTTTCTGCGGGAAGGGAGTATGTTTGTGGCTCTGTCAGCCTCTGTGTTCAGCCTCCTCGCCATTGCCATCGAGCGTTACATCACCATGCTGAAGATGAAGCTACACAACGGAAGCAACAGCTCACGCTCTTTTCTGCTGATCAGTGCCTGCTGGGTCATCTCCCTTATTCTGGGTGGCCTGCCCATCATGGGTTGGAACTGCATCAGCTCACTGTCCAGCTGCTCCACCGTGCTCCCGCTCTACCACAAGCACTATATTCTCTTCTGCACCACGGTCTTCACTCTGCTCCTGCTCTCCATCGTCATCCTCTACTGCAGAATCTACTCCTTGGTCAGGACTCGAAGCCGCCGCCTGACCTTCCGGAAGAACATTTCCAAGGCCAGCCGCAGTTCTGAGAAGTCGCTGGCCTTACTGAAGACCGTGATCATTGTCCTGAGTGTCTTCATTGCCTGCTGGGCCCCTCTCTTCATCCTCCTGTTGTTGGATGTGGGCTGCAAGGCGAAGACCTGCAGCATCCTGTACAAAGCGGAGTACTTCCTGGTTCTGGCTGTGCTGAACTCGGGTACCAACCCCATCATTTATACTCTGACCAACAAGGAGATGCGCAGGGCCTTCATCCGGATCATATCCTGTTGCAAATGCCCCAACGGAGACTCCGCTGGCAAATTCAAGCGGCCCATCATCCCAGGCATGGAATTTAGCCGCAGCAAATCAGACAACTCCTCTCACCCCCAGAAAGACGATGGGGACAACCCAGAGACCATTATGTCTTCTGGAAACGTCAACTCTTCCTCTTAA